The genomic region AGTTTGCCGGCAAGAGCAATTTCAACCTGCATCAGGGCGATGCACTGAAGTTCGACTTCAACACGCTCAACGCCGCGCCGAACAGCCTGCGCGTGGTCGGCAACCTGCCGTACAACATCTCGACGCCGCTGATTTTTCACCTGCTGAACAACGCCGGCATCATTCGCGACATGCACTTCATGCTGCAAAAAGAAGTCGTCGAGCGTCTGGCCGCAGGCCCTGGCGGTGGTGACTGGGGTCGCCTGTCGATCATGGTTCAGTACCATTGCCGCGTGGAACACCTGTTCAACGTCGGCCCAGGCGCGTTCAATCCGCCGCCTAAAGTCGATTCAGCCATCGTCCGACTGGTGCCGCACGCGGTACTGCCGCACCCGGCCAAGGATCACAAGTTGCTGGAGCGCGTCGTCCGCGAAGCGTTCAACCAGCGTCGCAAAACCTTGCGCAACACCCTCAAGCAATTGCTCAGCAACGCTGAAATCGAAGCCGCCGGCGTCGATGGCAGTCTGCGTCCGGAGCAACTGGATCTGGCCGCGTTCGTGCGTCTGGCCGACCAGCTCGCGATACAAGTCCCGGCCTCCCCCGCCGCCGACTGATAAACGATGAACGCTATCGGGCAGGACGCCAC from Pseudomonas tensinigenes harbors:
- the rsmA gene encoding 16S rRNA (adenine(1518)-N(6)/adenine(1519)-N(6))-dimethyltransferase RsmA; the encoded protein is MTEQYQHKARKRFGQNFLHDAGVIDRILRSISAKSEDRLLEIGPGQGALTAGLLNSGAQLDVVELDKDLIPILNQQFAGKSNFNLHQGDALKFDFNTLNAAPNSLRVVGNLPYNISTPLIFHLLNNAGIIRDMHFMLQKEVVERLAAGPGGGDWGRLSIMVQYHCRVEHLFNVGPGAFNPPPKVDSAIVRLVPHAVLPHPAKDHKLLERVVREAFNQRRKTLRNTLKQLLSNAEIEAAGVDGSLRPEQLDLAAFVRLADQLAIQVPASPAAD